In Streptomyces erythrochromogenes, the DNA window CGGGATGAAGGCGAACAGGAAGATGAAGACGGCCAGCGGCACCGCCATCGGCACGTCCAGGAAGTAGAGCCCGAGGCCGATGAAGATGGCGTCGATGAGCGCGACGATGACCGTGCCGCGCACGTACGCGGTCAGCGTGCGCCAGGCGCGCGGACCGGCGCCGGCGACACCGGTGCGGGCCGCCGCCGGGACCAGGCCGAGCGCCCAGTTCCAGATGCGCTTGCCGTCGTAGAGCAGGAAGAGCGTCGAGAACATCGCGAGCAGCATGCCCGTGAGGATCTCGACGAGGACCGTCACACCCTGGAGTCCGGCGGTGGTGATCTGCTCGGTGTTGGTGCCGATGGTCTCGCTGAGGTTCTTCGCGATGTCGTTGATCTGCTTCTCGGTCACGTGGAACGGACTGTCCAGTGCCCAGAGTTTGAGCTCGTTGATGCCGTCGCGGACCCGGTCGGAGAGGTCGTCGAGGTTCTCCATGACCTGCCAGACCACGAACCAGCCGACGAGCCCGATGACGACGAAGCCGAGGACCGCCGTGACGGCCGTGGCCAGGCCGCGCGGCAGACCGAGTCTGCGCAGCCGGACGACGAAGGGCTGGAGCATCGCGGTGACGAGCATGGCGGCCGCGAAGGCGAGGACGACCAGGCGGACTTCGCTGATCACCTTCATCAGCACCCAGAGCATCCCGGCGAGCAGCAGCAGCCGCCAGCTGGCCTCGGCGGCGACGCGCATGCCCCACGGGACCACGCTCGCCGGATCGGGCCGCTCGGGCCGCTGGTAGCGCTCGGGGGCGGCCGTCCGGACCGCGGACGCCTCCGCCGGGGCGTCCGGCCGCGCGGGAGCCGCCGGGTCCGCCGCGGCCTGCCGTGCCGGCTCCGGCAGTTCGCCTCCGGTCTCGGCCTCGACCTCGGCGCGCCGCGCGTTGAGCCGCGCCTCCATCTCGGTCAGCCTGTTGCCCAGCCGGCCGAGCCAGCCTTCCCTCTTCGCCATGTCGCTTCCTTCCCCCGCCCCCCGTCTACGGGCACACCCCGACGACCGTACACGCGAGGAGCCCCGCACCGTACGACGGTGCGGGGCTCCTCGGGGTCGAGCGGTGGCGCCGCGGTGCGGCGGCGGCCGTCAGTACCAGCCGTTGGCCTGGTGGAAGGTCCACGCGGCGCAGGGGCTGCCGTAGCGGTCTTCCATGTAGTTCAGGCCCCACTTGATCTGCGTGGCGGGGTTGGTGCGCCAGTCCGCGCCGGCCGAGGCCATCTTCGAACCGGGCAGCGCCTGGACCAGGCCGTAGGCCCCGGAGGACTTGTTCACGGCCAGGTAGTTCCAGGTGGATTCCTGGTTGATGATCTTCGAGAAGCACTGGAACTGCCCGGCCGGGACCATCTGCTGGGCGATGGCCTTGACCTGAGCGACCGTGTAGGAGCTCTGGACTGCGAAGTCACCGGCGTCGCGGGCGGCGGACCGGCTGGCGACCTCCTTCTCCTCGCGTTCCTTCTTCGCCTTCTCGTCAGCGGCCTTCTGCGCCTCGGCCTTCTTGCTCTTGGCGTCCTCGGCGGCCTGCAGGCGGGCGGCCTCCTCGGCCGAGCGCTTGGCGTCGGCGTCGGCGGCGTGCGCGATGGTGTCGGCCTGCTGCGTCAGGGACGCGCTCTGGACCTGCGCCTGGTCGCCGACCGGGATGTCTGCGAGGAGGGTCGCCCCGGACGCGGTCGTCTCGAGATCGTTCGTGGGGTCGCCGGTGGCAACGCCCACGACTGCGCCGACGGTGGTGACCGCGGTGGCCGAAGCCACTGCGAACCCCCGGACCGAGATCCGGCTCACACGGTGTCCTTCCAGCAGCGTCCGCAGTGACCGCGCGGGCGCAAAAGTGCCCTCGACTCTGGCCTCCGTGGTTCGACGGTCACTGGAGGCGCGGGCCCGTGGGCAACTCCCCTGCGGGGGCTGCCGCGTGAAACTCGGGCGGCATACGGCCATCGGCTGTGGAGTTGTGGTGCTGCGCGTACCTCACGGGAGATACAGGTGTGCCGTATGCGGGGCCTGACGGAAACCAGACTCTGCCGGACCTCGACACCGCAAGGCAATTCCCCCCTGCGTGTGAAAGGTCACACCTGGCATGTCGTCGTCGATTTCATCAAAGGACTGTGCAGCACGGCGCCGCCCGGCTAGGCTCTCGGGCCTTTGCCGGGCGGCGCCAACTCACCTTCCCACTATGAGGTTTTTGACCGTTTCGGCCTCCGGGTGCGCGGCCTCGCCGGGCTCACCCGTGTCAGAGGGTCTCCAGCATCTCGGTGACCAGAGCGGCGATCGGGGAGCGCTCGGATCGCGTCAACGTGATGTGCGCGAAGAGCGGATGCCCCTTCAGCTTCTCGACCACGGCGACCACTCCGTCGTACCGGCCGACCCGCAGGTTGTCCCGCTGGGCGACGTCGTGGGTCAGAACGACCCGCGAATTGGCCCCGATCCGGGACAGAACGGTCAACAGGACGTTCCGCTCCAGCGACTGCGCCTCGTCCACGATCACGAAGGCGTCGTGGAGGGAGCGGCCGCGGATGTGCGTGAGCGGCAGGACCTCCAGCATCCCGCGGTTCAGCACCTCCTCGATGACCTCGCGGCCGGCGACCGACGAGAGCGTGTCGAAGACCGCCTGCGCCCAGGGGCTCATCTTCTCGGAGGCGTCACCGGGCAGGTAGCCGAGGTCCTGGCCGCCCACCGCGTACAGCGGCCGGAAGACCATCACCTTCTGGTGCTGCCTGCGCTCCAGCACGGCCTCCAGGCCGGCACAGAGCGCCAGCGCCGACTTGCCGGTGCCGGCCCGGCCTCCCATCGAGATGATCCCGATCTCGGGGTCGAGGAGGAGGTCCAGCGCGATGCGCTGCTCGGCGCTGCGCCCGTGCAGCCCGAAGGCGTCGCGGTCGCCCCGTACGAGCTTGACGTTGCCGTCCGCCGTGACCCGGCCCAGGGCCTTGCCGCGCTCGGACTGCAGGACCAGCCCGGTGTGCACGGGCATTTCCGCGGCCTCCGGTACGTAGAGCCGCTCCTCCGAGTAGAGGAGGTCGACCTGCTCCCCGGAGAGGCCGATCTCGCTCATGCCGGTCCAGCCGCCGTCGGTGATGGCGAGTTCGGCGCGGTACTCCTCCGCGATCAGGCCCACGGAGGAGGCCTTGATGCGCAGGGGGAGGTCCTTCGAGACGACCGTGACGTCGTAGCCCTCGGCCTGGAGGTTGCGGGCGACGGCGAGGATCCGCGAGTCGTTGTCCCCCAGTCGGAAGCCGGCGGGCAGGACGCCCGGGTCGGAGTGGTTGAGCTCGACGCGCAGGGTGCCGCCCAGATCGCCCAATGGGATGGGTGCGTCCAGGCGACCGTTGCGAACCCGGAAGTCGTCGAGCAGGCGCAGGGCCTGGCGCGCGAAGTAGCCGAGTTCGGGATGGTGCCTCTTTGCCTCCAGCTCGGTGATCACCACGATCGGGAGCACGACCTCGTGCTCGTCGAAGCGGGAGATCGCGTTGGGGTCTGCCAGCAGGACGCTGGTGTCGAGGACGTAGGTCCGCCTGTCGGGCAGGCGGCGCTTTGTGCTGGTCACCACGGAAGGACGTACCCCCTCGGAAGAGGTCGGGCCATGAAGACCGGACCGGTCATCGGCACCCATGCCAGGGCCGATTTCCGGCCCTCCACTGCGTCCGTGCGAACCGCACGTGCGTCCTGGTGCAAAGGGCCTCCCGGGCGGACGACCCCATGCCGTCCGCTGAGACTCGACACCCGTGGATCGGGCATCGACCTGAAAGGGATATTCCCCGATCAGGCCAGGCCATGCCATGGCATATGACGGACGCTCGGTGAATCCCTGGTGAAGGCTTCGAGGGGAGGGGAGGACGGGGCTGAGGGGGCACCAGGACGGCCGGAACCCCCTACCCGGCGTCAGGTGCCGTAGCGCCGGTGGCGGGCCGCGTAGTCGCGCAGGGCGCGGAGGAAGTCGACCTTGCGGAAGGCCGGCCAGAAGACCTCGCAGAAGTAGTACTCGGAGTGCGCGCTCTGCCACAGCATGAATCCGGACAGCCGCTGCTCGCCGCTGGTGCGGATCACGAGGTCCGGGTCGGGCTGGCCGCGCGTGTAGAGGTGCTCGGCGATGTGGTCGATGTCGAGGATCTCGGCGAGCTCCTCGAAGGAGGTGCCCTTCCGCGCGTGCTCCAGCAGCAGCGAGCGCACGGCGTCGGCGATCTCCTGGCGGCCGCCGTAGCCGACGGCGACGTTGACGAGTATCCCGTCGACGTCGTGGGTGGCCTGCTCGGCCTCCTTGAGGACCGTCTGCGTCCCCGCGGGCAGGATGTCCAGGTTGCCGACGTGGTGGACGCGCCAGCGGCCGTCCGCGGCGAGGCCCCGCACGGTGTTCTCGATGATGTTGAGCAGCGGGCGGAGCTCGACCTCGGGCCGGTCCAGGTTGTCCGTGGAGAGCATCCACAGGGTGACGACCTCGACGTCCGTCTCCGTGCACCAGCCGAGCATCTCGGAGATCTTGTCGGCTCCGGCCTGGTGGCCCTGCTCCGTCGTACCTCCGGACGCCTTAGCCCAGCGGCGGTTCCCGTCCAGGATGACGCCGATGTGCTTGGGCGCCGCATCATGGTCGAGGCGGCCTTCCACCCGGCGTGCGTAAAGCCTGTACACCAGGTCGCGCAGCTTCACGATCTTCCAGCCCCTCCGTGCCTTGCCCCCGTGCGAAATGCGGTCCCTCCCCCGAGTCCGCCACATTACTGCGCGGTGGGATCGGGTACCCAACTCGGTCTGTCACAACTCCGTGATAGGGAGGACAACGTGACTGATACCAATCCCTATCGGGCAGAGCCCTCGCGCTACGACTCCATGGAGTACCGGCGCACCGGCCACAGCGGCCTCAAGCTCCCCGCCATCTCCCTCGGCCTCTGGCACAACTTCGGTGACGACAGGTCTCTGGAGTCCCAGCGGGCGATCCTGCGCCGCGCCTTCGACCTCGGCGTCACCCACTTCGACCTCGCGAACAACTACGGACCGCCGCCCGGCTCGGCCGAGCTGAATTTCGGCAAGATCTTTGCGCAGGACTTCGCGTCCTACCGCGACGAGCTGATCCTCTCGACCAAGGCCGGCTACCTGATGCACCCCGGGCCGTACGGCGAGTGGGGCAGCCGCAAGTACCTGCTCAGCTCGCTCGACGCCTCGCTGAAGCGGATGGGCGTGGACTACGTCGACATCTTCTACTCGCACCGCTTCGACCCGCAGACCCCGCTGGAGGAGACCATGGGCGCCCTCGCGTCCGCGGTCCAGCAGGGCAAGGCGCTCTACGTCGGCGTCTCCTCCTACACGGCCGAGCAGACGGCCGAGGCCGTGCGGATCCTGCGCGGGATGGGCGTGCGCCCGCTCATCCACCAGCCCTCCTACTCCATGATCAACCGCTGGACGGAGGAGGACGGCCTGCTGGACGCCCTGGAGGACGCCGGCATGGGGTGCATCTCCTTCGCGCCGCTCGCGCAGGGCCTGCTGACCGACAAGTACCTCAAGGGGATCCCGGCCGACTCCCGCGCCGCCCAGGGCAAGTCGCTCAACCCCGACCTGCTCTCGGACGACGTGCTGCGCCGACTGGCCGGGCTGAACGAGATCGCCTCCCACCGCGGCCAGTCCCTGGCCCAGCTCGCGCTCACGTGGGTGCTGCGCGACGAGCGGATGACCTCGGCCCTGATCGGCGCGTCGAGCGTCCGGCAGCTGGAGCAGAACGTGGCCGCCCTGGCCGGCGCGCCGCTCTCCGAGGAGGAGCTGAAGGAGATCGACTCCTTCGCGGTGTCCACTCCCGGCACGAACATCTGGGCCCAGCGCGGCTGACCTGCATTTTCGCCCCAACACCCGCGCCGGGAACGGGTGAACAAAAAACGGGCCGGTCCGTGGGGGGGATACGGACCGGCCCGAGGGGGGGTTCCACCATAACCCTTCGTAAAGCATGCTGCGTGCATCGGCGCGCCACGATTACGCTCCGAAACCACCCAGCAGCACTCCGGTGAGTGCGCCGGCCGCCATGAAGGGGCCGAAGGCGAAGCCCTGGTCACGGGTCGCGGAGCCGCGCAGGAGCAGCGTCAGGCCGTACAGCGCACCGTAGAGGAGGCCCAGGAAGGCCCCCCACGCCCATACCCCCCACCCGTACCACCCAAGAGCGACCCCCAGCGAGAGCGCCAGCTTGACGTCGCCGAAGCCCATGCCGGCGGGGTTGATCAGATGGAGCACCAGGTACGCCGCCCCGAGCGCGCCCCCGCCGAGCAGGGCGAGCCGCCAGGACCCGGCCGAGCCGGGCAGCAGGGCGGCGATCCCGAGCAGCGCGGCCGCCCCCGCCGCGAGCGGCAGGGTCAGTACGTCGGGCAGCCGGTGCACGGCCCGGTCGACGAGGGCGAGCAGGACGAGGAGCGGGGCCAGCCCCGCGTACGCCGCCGCCTCGGGCCGTACCCCGACGGCCGCCGCGATCAGGGCGCAGACCGCTCCGGTGAGGACGGCCGGGAGCGGGGTCCGCGGCCCGTACGCGTGCGCCGGCCCCGGCCCGGCGGGTTCCGTCCGGGGCGGGCGGCAGCGGGCCGGGCCGAGCCAGCCGCGCAGCCGGTGCCCCTGCGGGCAGCTCTCCCGCCAGGGGTCCCCGGGGTCCACGGACAGCCGGTAGGCGGCGCGCGGCAGCAGCAGCCCGGCGGCCACGCCGTACCCGGCGGCGAGAACGATCACGACCACACCCATCCGGTGAAGGTAGGCGGTCCCCTAGGGTGGCCGCCATGGCGCACTGGCATGACGGTCCCGCCGCGTTGCGGGTCGGCTCCGACCCCGCACCGATCCCGCTGGAGGTCGCCGCCTCCTACCGGGCGAGGACGCGCGGGCTGCTCGGCCGGGACGGGATCGACGGGGCGATGCTGCTGACCCCCGCGGCGAGCGTGCACACCTTCCGGATGCGGTTCGCGATCGACGTGGCGTACCTGGACCGGAACCTGCGCGTGCTCGACGTGGTCACCATGGCTCCCGGGCGGCTCGGACTGCCCCGGCTGCGCGCCCGGCACGTCCTGGAGGCGTCGGCGGGCGCCATGGCCGGCTGGGGTCTGGCGGCCGGGACCACGCTGGAAGTGGACACCGCCTAGGAGGAGCTCGCCGCCGGCAGTAGGTTGGGGCGGTTGAGCTGGGGCAACAGGGGAGCGGCATGACGGAGAACGCGCGGATCAAGGCGCTGGAGCAGATCATGCCGGCGACGCACGGCGCCGACGAGGACGTCGACTGGCCCGCGGCCGAGACGGCGTGGGGAACCCGTTTCCCGGCGGACTTCATCGCGTTCATGGGCCGGTTCGGCGCCGGCTCCATCAACGGCGAGGCGAGCATCCTGCTGCCGATGCCCAAGCCCGGGCTGCAGTGGGATCCGGCCGAGATGGCCGAGGAGACGGAGAACGCCCGGCAGATGTGGGTGGCGGAGGGCGGTCGTTCGGCCTTCGACGTGGACCCGGAGGCGATCATCGCCTGGGGCGTCACGGGCGGCTCGGACATCCTGTGCTGGCTGACCTCCGACCCCGATCCGGACCGCTGGCCGGTGCTGGTGTGCGGCCGGCACACCGCCGACTCCTTCGCCGTGTACCCGTACGGCATGGCCGAGTTCCTCTACCTGCTCTGCTCCGACGAGTTCGACGTGAGCCCGGTCAGCATCACCTTCTGGGACGGCGGGCACCTGAGCTTCGTGCACTGGCGCAAGGCGCAGCGCCGTTGGCAGGAGGGCCGCAACCCGGAGACGGGCGAGCCCGACCCGTACGCGGGCGAATTCACCGACTGACCGACCGGTCCCGCCACCACCCGCCTGCCGGCCCGTTTCCCGAGGGGAAACGGGCTTTTCGGCATGTCTACGCGCGTCTACTTTCCCGATCGCATATCGGAAAACACCAGCCGGAAAAGCGCCGGTTGGAGCATTCACCACAAGTGCGACCCCAATGGAAAAACCACCCCTCACACAGGAGAGAATTCCGGCCAACGGGCCATCGAGGGATCACCCGGCTCGGAGCAACCCATAAGTAATAACGAGACGCAAAAGAAATTCAGGGGAATACACCCGTGCGACGGAGAATTTTCGGCACGACCACCACCGCGACCGTACTCGGCCTGCTGATACCGCTGGCCGGATGTGGCGGTTCCGGAGACGACGCAGGTGACGGAGGCACGCTGCAACTGGTCGTCGCCGAATACGGCGACAGTCCGGCCACCAGTTCCAAGCCCTTCTGGGACAAGGTGACGGCTGATTTCACCGAGGAGAATCCGGGAATCAAGGTCGAGGTCCAGCTCCTGCCGTGGGCCGACATCGACCGCGAGGTCTCCCGCATGGTCAAGGCCGGCAAGGCGCCGGACATGGCGCTCATGGGCTCGTACTCGGACTTCGCCGCCCAGGGGCAGCTCTATCCCGCGGACGAACTCCTCTCGGTCACCGCCGAGGCGAATTTCCTCCAGCCGCTGGCCGACGCCGGCTCGGTGGGCAACACCCTCTACGGCCTGCCCTTCGTCGCGAGCAGCCGCCTGCTCTTCTACAACGAGGCCCTGTTCACCAAGGCCGGCGTCAAGGAGGCCCCCAAGACCTGGTCCGACCTCAAGGCCGCCGCCAAGGCGCTCAAGGACAAGGGCGTGAAGTACCCGTACGCCCTGCCGCTGGGGCCCGAGGAGGCGCACGCCGAGGCGCTGATCTGGGAACTCAGCAACGGCGGCGGCTACGCCGACAGCAGCGGCAACTACAGCCTGGCCTCCGACCAGAACATCAAGACCTGGGAATGGGTCAAGGAGAACATGGTCGCGACCGGCTACACGGGCGCCACGGCACCGTCCCGGCTGAACCGCGCCGATGCCTTCTCCGCCTTCACGCGCGGCGAGGTCGGCATGCTCA includes these proteins:
- a CDS encoding AI-2E family transporter, with amino-acid sequence MAKREGWLGRLGNRLTEMEARLNARRAEVEAETGGELPEPARQAAADPAAPARPDAPAEASAVRTAAPERYQRPERPDPASVVPWGMRVAAEASWRLLLLAGMLWVLMKVISEVRLVVLAFAAAMLVTAMLQPFVVRLRRLGLPRGLATAVTAVLGFVVIGLVGWFVVWQVMENLDDLSDRVRDGINELKLWALDSPFHVTEKQINDIAKNLSETIGTNTEQITTAGLQGVTVLVEILTGMLLAMFSTLFLLYDGKRIWNWALGLVPAAARTGVAGAGPRAWRTLTAYVRGTVIVALIDAIFIGLGLYFLDVPMAVPLAVFIFLFAFIPLVGAVISGALAVVVALVTQGVFTALMALLVVLAVQQIEGHVLQPFILGRAVRVHPLAVVLAVAAGGMIAGIGGAVVAVPLVAVTNTVVGYLRAYSREQHHLGTGMIGPAPHGSTALGVMPDDDEGHSRP
- a CDS encoding aggregation-promoting factor C-terminal-like domain-containing protein, coding for MSRISVRGFAVASATAVTTVGAVVGVATGDPTNDLETTASGATLLADIPVGDQAQVQSASLTQQADTIAHAADADAKRSAEEAARLQAAEDAKSKKAEAQKAADEKAKKEREEKEVASRSAARDAGDFAVQSSYTVAQVKAIAQQMVPAGQFQCFSKIINQESTWNYLAVNKSSGAYGLVQALPGSKMASAGADWRTNPATQIKWGLNYMEDRYGSPCAAWTFHQANGWY
- a CDS encoding PhoH family protein, whose product is MVTSTKRRLPDRRTYVLDTSVLLADPNAISRFDEHEVVLPIVVITELEAKRHHPELGYFARQALRLLDDFRVRNGRLDAPIPLGDLGGTLRVELNHSDPGVLPAGFRLGDNDSRILAVARNLQAEGYDVTVVSKDLPLRIKASSVGLIAEEYRAELAITDGGWTGMSEIGLSGEQVDLLYSEERLYVPEAAEMPVHTGLVLQSERGKALGRVTADGNVKLVRGDRDAFGLHGRSAEQRIALDLLLDPEIGIISMGGRAGTGKSALALCAGLEAVLERRQHQKVMVFRPLYAVGGQDLGYLPGDASEKMSPWAQAVFDTLSSVAGREVIEEVLNRGMLEVLPLTHIRGRSLHDAFVIVDEAQSLERNVLLTVLSRIGANSRVVLTHDVAQRDNLRVGRYDGVVAVVEKLKGHPLFAHITLTRSERSPIAALVTEMLETL
- a CDS encoding isoprenyl transferase, with translation MKLRDLVYRLYARRVEGRLDHDAAPKHIGVILDGNRRWAKASGGTTEQGHQAGADKISEMLGWCTETDVEVVTLWMLSTDNLDRPEVELRPLLNIIENTVRGLAADGRWRVHHVGNLDILPAGTQTVLKEAEQATHDVDGILVNVAVGYGGRQEIADAVRSLLLEHARKGTSFEELAEILDIDHIAEHLYTRGQPDPDLVIRTSGEQRLSGFMLWQSAHSEYYFCEVFWPAFRKVDFLRALRDYAARHRRYGT
- the mgrA gene encoding L-glyceraldehyde 3-phosphate reductase, with amino-acid sequence MTDTNPYRAEPSRYDSMEYRRTGHSGLKLPAISLGLWHNFGDDRSLESQRAILRRAFDLGVTHFDLANNYGPPPGSAELNFGKIFAQDFASYRDELILSTKAGYLMHPGPYGEWGSRKYLLSSLDASLKRMGVDYVDIFYSHRFDPQTPLEETMGALASAVQQGKALYVGVSSYTAEQTAEAVRILRGMGVRPLIHQPSYSMINRWTEEDGLLDALEDAGMGCISFAPLAQGLLTDKYLKGIPADSRAAQGKSLNPDLLSDDVLRRLAGLNEIASHRGQSLAQLALTWVLRDERMTSALIGASSVRQLEQNVAALAGAPLSEEELKEIDSFAVSTPGTNIWAQRG
- a CDS encoding A24 family peptidase; the encoded protein is MGVVVIVLAAGYGVAAGLLLPRAAYRLSVDPGDPWRESCPQGHRLRGWLGPARCRPPRTEPAGPGPAHAYGPRTPLPAVLTGAVCALIAAAVGVRPEAAAYAGLAPLLVLLALVDRAVHRLPDVLTLPLAAGAAALLGIAALLPGSAGSWRLALLGGGALGAAYLVLHLINPAGMGFGDVKLALSLGVALGWYGWGVWAWGAFLGLLYGALYGLTLLLRGSATRDQGFAFGPFMAAGALTGVLLGGFGA
- a CDS encoding DUF192 domain-containing protein; the encoded protein is MAHWHDGPAALRVGSDPAPIPLEVAASYRARTRGLLGRDGIDGAMLLTPAASVHTFRMRFAIDVAYLDRNLRVLDVVTMAPGRLGLPRLRARHVLEASAGAMAGWGLAAGTTLEVDTA
- a CDS encoding SMI1/KNR4 family protein; the protein is MTENARIKALEQIMPATHGADEDVDWPAAETAWGTRFPADFIAFMGRFGAGSINGEASILLPMPKPGLQWDPAEMAEETENARQMWVAEGGRSAFDVDPEAIIAWGVTGGSDILCWLTSDPDPDRWPVLVCGRHTADSFAVYPYGMAEFLYLLCSDEFDVSPVSITFWDGGHLSFVHWRKAQRRWQEGRNPETGEPDPYAGEFTD
- a CDS encoding extracellular solute-binding protein yields the protein MRRRIFGTTTTATVLGLLIPLAGCGGSGDDAGDGGTLQLVVAEYGDSPATSSKPFWDKVTADFTEENPGIKVEVQLLPWADIDREVSRMVKAGKAPDMALMGSYSDFAAQGQLYPADELLSVTAEANFLQPLADAGSVGNTLYGLPFVASSRLLFYNEALFTKAGVKEAPKTWSDLKAAAKALKDKGVKYPYALPLGPEEAHAEALIWELSNGGGYADSSGNYSLASDQNIKTWEWVKENMVATGYTGATAPSRLNRADAFSAFTRGEVGMLNGYPSLAHEARAKGINVVTTTMPVSDDLGTGETPPTVGVADWMMAFKQNGKRAEIGKFLDFVYQDKNLSDFASRYHLLPSTVTASRTPAGGGLDKNDQQFLNALRGAQLYPVNDPSWVTVSDTIKRNIGRAVEPTGSPKGVLEDIAAQASQASKKH